Proteins encoded together in one Anopheles darlingi chromosome 3, idAnoDarlMG_H_01, whole genome shotgun sequence window:
- the LOC125954111 gene encoding E3 SUMO-protein ligase PIAS2 isoform X1, producing the protein MRKTRQAAEFSELKELVYQLRVSDLQHLLGEHNISRSGRKSDLVERVLTLVRQNISVLKHKVRELHRKAQQETTAIPTALSFNLREQTFQGSINIEPRLALAVQSFTPAGGQHMSGATSKVTNPQIHHNNNHIQSLNTARTGQGMYQQQYANAVQSENRPVHANGIGLPGYPDATTGFPIHPDVRLKKLAFFDVLATLLKPTTLTSSINNPSQRVQEASYYFSLTPQQSTDIALNRDIRNSNRVEHTIQVQLRFCLLETSCEQEDYFPPNIVVKVNNKLCPLPNPIPTNKPGVEPKRPPRPVNITPNIKLSPIVSNHITVSWCTEYNRGYTVSCYLVRKLSSPQLLQRMKSKGIKAADFTRALIKEKLNEDADSEIATTMLKVSLICPLGKMRMSTPCRASTCSHLQCFDASLYLQMNERKPTWNCPVCDKPAIYDNLVIDGYFQDVLASTKLSYDDNEIQLHKDGSWSTHLKQNDSSDDSAGKTVQKVEVISDDIELITNDPPKISIITQTSVPVVNEPTSTTTTNETVDLTLSDSEDDGRSNRKISSRSTINSNNPTSSSATSSIIGHPSAGSNTPVRSKETEDPSSSVISLDSPSPPSTPNPAHIGNNNDVTSTTTPLLAYHQKPQLSPAGLGGEQSINFHVNPPSMQR; encoded by the exons ATGAGAAAAACGCGGCAAGCCGCAGAATTTTCTGAATTGAAG GAATTGGTGTATCAGCTAAGAGTATCTGATTTGCAACATCTACTTGGTGAACATAACATTAGTCGTAGTGGACGTAAAAGTGACCTGGTGGAGCGAGTTCTTACTCTTGTTCGTCAAAACATATCCGTACTAAAACACAAAGTTCGCGAACTTCATCGCAAAGC CCAGCAGGAAACTACGGCAATACCTACCGCGCTTTCCTTTAACTTGCGGGAGCAGACATTCCAAGGCTCAATTAACATAGAGCCACGTCTTGCCTTAGCCGTACAATCGTTTACACCGGCAGGAGGACAGCACATGAGCGGGGCTACTAGCAAAGTTACGAATCCACAAATACACCACAACAATAATCATATCCAAAGCTTAAATACTGCTCGAACAGGACAAGGGATGTATCAGCAGCAATATGCAAACGCTGTCCAAAGCGAAAATCGCCCTGTGCACGCAAATGGAATTGGTTTACCTGGCTATCCCGATGCTACAACAGGTTTTCCAATACATCCGGATGTCCGCCTTAAAAAATTGGCCTTCTTCGATGTCCTTGCAACCTTATTGAAACCAACTACTTTAACTTCTAGCATTAATAACCCGTCTCAACGAGTACAGGAGGCTTCATATTATTTCAGCCTTACTCCTCAACAATCCACGGACATAGCACTTAATCGCGACATACGCAACTCCAACAGAGTGGAGCACACTATTCAAGTTCAATTGCGTTTTTGTCTGCTGGAAACATCTTGCGAACAGGAAGATTATTTTCCACCTAACATAGTGGTAAAAGTTAATAACAAACTTTGCCCTTTGCCT AATCCAATTCCAACCAACAAGCCAGGCGTTGAGCCGAAACGACCTCCCAGACCTGTCAATATTACACCGAATATCAAGTTATCTCCAATAGTTTCGAATCATATAACTGTATCATGGTGCACGGAATATAATCGAGGCTATACTGTCAGCTGCTATCTTGTACGGAAATTATCTTCGCCACAACTTCTTCAAAGGATGAAATCCAAAGGAATTAAGGCTGCAGATTTCACCAGAGCATTAA TCAAAGAGAAACTTAATGAGGACGCTGACTCCGAAATTGCTACTACTATGTTGAAAGTATCTCTGATATGTCCACTTGGAAAAATGCGTATGAGCACACCATGTCG tgcTTCTACTTGTTCTCATCTACAATGCTTTGACGCGTCACTTTATCTTCAAATGAATGAACGGAAACCAACCTGGAATTGTCCCGTGTGTGACAAACCCGccatttatgataatttagTTATTGATGG TTATTTTCAAGATGTGTTGGCATCCACTAAATTGTCATATGACGATAACGAAATACAACTACACAAGGATGGATCATGGAGCACACATCTAAAACAAAATGATTCTTCTGACGATTCCGCGGGTAAAACAGTACAAAAGGTGGAAGTTATATCTGATGATATAG AATTAATAACGAACGATCCACCAAAAATCAGTATCATCACGCAAACTTCTGTTCCCGTAGTCAATGAACCAACTTCAACTACGACTACCAATGAAACA GTTGACTTAACGCTAAGTGATTCGGAAGATGATGGACGTTCAAATCGAAAAATCAGCAGTCGATCTACAATTAATTCCAATAATCCTACATCATCCTCTGCAACCTCTTCTATTATTGGCCACCCTTCAGCTGGATCTAATACACCTGTACGGTCAAAAGAAACTG AAGATCCTTCGTCATCCGTGATTTCATTAgattcaccatcaccaccatcaactcCCAACCCAGCTCATATTGGAAATAATAACG ATGTTACGTCAACAACGACACCATTGCTAGCGTACCATCAAAAACCACAATTATCCCCTGCTGGGTTAGGCGGagaacaatcaatcaattttcacgTCAATCCTCCTTCCATGCAGAGATAA
- the LOC125954111 gene encoding E3 SUMO-protein ligase PIAS3 isoform X3, which translates to MSGATSKVTNPQIHHNNNHIQSLNTARTGQGMYQQQYANAVQSENRPVHANGIGLPGYPDATTGFPIHPDVRLKKLAFFDVLATLLKPTTLTSSINNPSQRVQEASYYFSLTPQQSTDIALNRDIRNSNRVEHTIQVQLRFCLLETSCEQEDYFPPNIVVKVNNKLCPLPNPIPTNKPGVEPKRPPRPVNITPNIKLSPIVSNHITVSWCTEYNRGYTVSCYLVRKLSSPQLLQRMKSKGIKAADFTRALIKEKLNEDADSEIATTMLKVSLICPLGKMRMSTPCRASTCSHLQCFDASLYLQMNERKPTWNCPVCDKPAIYDNLVIDGYFQDVLASTKLSYDDNEIQLHKDGSWSTHLKQNDSSDDSAGKTVQKVEVISDDIELITNDPPKISIITQTSVPVVNEPTSTTTTNETVDLTLSDSEDDGRSNRKISSRSTINSNNPTSSSATSSIIGHPSAGSNTPVRSKETEDPSSSVISLDSPSPPSTPNPAHIGNNNDVTSTTTPLLAYHQKPQLSPAGLGGEQSINFHVNPPSMQR; encoded by the exons ATGAGCGGGGCTACTAGCAAAGTTACGAATCCACAAATACACCACAACAATAATCATATCCAAAGCTTAAATACTGCTCGAACAGGACAAGGGATGTATCAGCAGCAATATGCAAACGCTGTCCAAAGCGAAAATCGCCCTGTGCACGCAAATGGAATTGGTTTACCTGGCTATCCCGATGCTACAACAGGTTTTCCAATACATCCGGATGTCCGCCTTAAAAAATTGGCCTTCTTCGATGTCCTTGCAACCTTATTGAAACCAACTACTTTAACTTCTAGCATTAATAACCCGTCTCAACGAGTACAGGAGGCTTCATATTATTTCAGCCTTACTCCTCAACAATCCACGGACATAGCACTTAATCGCGACATACGCAACTCCAACAGAGTGGAGCACACTATTCAAGTTCAATTGCGTTTTTGTCTGCTGGAAACATCTTGCGAACAGGAAGATTATTTTCCACCTAACATAGTGGTAAAAGTTAATAACAAACTTTGCCCTTTGCCT AATCCAATTCCAACCAACAAGCCAGGCGTTGAGCCGAAACGACCTCCCAGACCTGTCAATATTACACCGAATATCAAGTTATCTCCAATAGTTTCGAATCATATAACTGTATCATGGTGCACGGAATATAATCGAGGCTATACTGTCAGCTGCTATCTTGTACGGAAATTATCTTCGCCACAACTTCTTCAAAGGATGAAATCCAAAGGAATTAAGGCTGCAGATTTCACCAGAGCATTAA TCAAAGAGAAACTTAATGAGGACGCTGACTCCGAAATTGCTACTACTATGTTGAAAGTATCTCTGATATGTCCACTTGGAAAAATGCGTATGAGCACACCATGTCG tgcTTCTACTTGTTCTCATCTACAATGCTTTGACGCGTCACTTTATCTTCAAATGAATGAACGGAAACCAACCTGGAATTGTCCCGTGTGTGACAAACCCGccatttatgataatttagTTATTGATGG TTATTTTCAAGATGTGTTGGCATCCACTAAATTGTCATATGACGATAACGAAATACAACTACACAAGGATGGATCATGGAGCACACATCTAAAACAAAATGATTCTTCTGACGATTCCGCGGGTAAAACAGTACAAAAGGTGGAAGTTATATCTGATGATATAG AATTAATAACGAACGATCCACCAAAAATCAGTATCATCACGCAAACTTCTGTTCCCGTAGTCAATGAACCAACTTCAACTACGACTACCAATGAAACA GTTGACTTAACGCTAAGTGATTCGGAAGATGATGGACGTTCAAATCGAAAAATCAGCAGTCGATCTACAATTAATTCCAATAATCCTACATCATCCTCTGCAACCTCTTCTATTATTGGCCACCCTTCAGCTGGATCTAATACACCTGTACGGTCAAAAGAAACTG AAGATCCTTCGTCATCCGTGATTTCATTAgattcaccatcaccaccatcaactcCCAACCCAGCTCATATTGGAAATAATAACG ATGTTACGTCAACAACGACACCATTGCTAGCGTACCATCAAAAACCACAATTATCCCCTGCTGGGTTAGGCGGagaacaatcaatcaattttcacgTCAATCCTCCTTCCATGCAGAGATAA
- the LOC125954111 gene encoding E3 SUMO-protein ligase PIAS2 isoform X2, with protein MRKTRQAAEFSELKELVYQLRVSDLQHLLGEHNISRSGRKSDLVERVLTLVRQNISVLKHKVRELHRKAQQETTAIPTALSFNLREQTFQGSINIEPRLALAVQSFTPAGGQHMSGATSKVTNPQIHHNNNHIQSLNTARTGQGMYQQQYANAVQSENRPVHANGIGLPGYPDATTGFPIHPDVRLKKLAFFDVLATLLKPTTLTSSINNPSQRVQEASYYFSLTPQQSTDIALNRDIRNSNRVEHTIQVQLRFCLLETSCEQEDYFPPNIVVKVNNKLCPLPNPIPTNKPGVEPKRPPRPVNITPNIKLSPIVSNHITVSWCTEYNRGYTVSCYLVRKLSSPQLLQRMKSKGIKAADFTRALIKEKLNEDADSEIATTMLKVSLICPLGKMRMSTPCRASTCSHLQCFDASLYLQMNERKPTWNCPVCDKPAIYDNLVIDGYFQDVLASTKLSYDDNEIQLHKDGSWSTHLKQNDSSDDSAGKTVQKVEVISDDIELITNDPPKISIITQTSVPVVNEPTSTTTTNETVDLTLSDSEDDGRSNRKISSRSTINSNNPTSSSATSSIIGHPSAGSNTPVRSKETDPSSSVISLDSPSPPSTPNPAHIGNNNDVTSTTTPLLAYHQKPQLSPAGLGGEQSINFHVNPPSMQR; from the exons ATGAGAAAAACGCGGCAAGCCGCAGAATTTTCTGAATTGAAG GAATTGGTGTATCAGCTAAGAGTATCTGATTTGCAACATCTACTTGGTGAACATAACATTAGTCGTAGTGGACGTAAAAGTGACCTGGTGGAGCGAGTTCTTACTCTTGTTCGTCAAAACATATCCGTACTAAAACACAAAGTTCGCGAACTTCATCGCAAAGC CCAGCAGGAAACTACGGCAATACCTACCGCGCTTTCCTTTAACTTGCGGGAGCAGACATTCCAAGGCTCAATTAACATAGAGCCACGTCTTGCCTTAGCCGTACAATCGTTTACACCGGCAGGAGGACAGCACATGAGCGGGGCTACTAGCAAAGTTACGAATCCACAAATACACCACAACAATAATCATATCCAAAGCTTAAATACTGCTCGAACAGGACAAGGGATGTATCAGCAGCAATATGCAAACGCTGTCCAAAGCGAAAATCGCCCTGTGCACGCAAATGGAATTGGTTTACCTGGCTATCCCGATGCTACAACAGGTTTTCCAATACATCCGGATGTCCGCCTTAAAAAATTGGCCTTCTTCGATGTCCTTGCAACCTTATTGAAACCAACTACTTTAACTTCTAGCATTAATAACCCGTCTCAACGAGTACAGGAGGCTTCATATTATTTCAGCCTTACTCCTCAACAATCCACGGACATAGCACTTAATCGCGACATACGCAACTCCAACAGAGTGGAGCACACTATTCAAGTTCAATTGCGTTTTTGTCTGCTGGAAACATCTTGCGAACAGGAAGATTATTTTCCACCTAACATAGTGGTAAAAGTTAATAACAAACTTTGCCCTTTGCCT AATCCAATTCCAACCAACAAGCCAGGCGTTGAGCCGAAACGACCTCCCAGACCTGTCAATATTACACCGAATATCAAGTTATCTCCAATAGTTTCGAATCATATAACTGTATCATGGTGCACGGAATATAATCGAGGCTATACTGTCAGCTGCTATCTTGTACGGAAATTATCTTCGCCACAACTTCTTCAAAGGATGAAATCCAAAGGAATTAAGGCTGCAGATTTCACCAGAGCATTAA TCAAAGAGAAACTTAATGAGGACGCTGACTCCGAAATTGCTACTACTATGTTGAAAGTATCTCTGATATGTCCACTTGGAAAAATGCGTATGAGCACACCATGTCG tgcTTCTACTTGTTCTCATCTACAATGCTTTGACGCGTCACTTTATCTTCAAATGAATGAACGGAAACCAACCTGGAATTGTCCCGTGTGTGACAAACCCGccatttatgataatttagTTATTGATGG TTATTTTCAAGATGTGTTGGCATCCACTAAATTGTCATATGACGATAACGAAATACAACTACACAAGGATGGATCATGGAGCACACATCTAAAACAAAATGATTCTTCTGACGATTCCGCGGGTAAAACAGTACAAAAGGTGGAAGTTATATCTGATGATATAG AATTAATAACGAACGATCCACCAAAAATCAGTATCATCACGCAAACTTCTGTTCCCGTAGTCAATGAACCAACTTCAACTACGACTACCAATGAAACA GTTGACTTAACGCTAAGTGATTCGGAAGATGATGGACGTTCAAATCGAAAAATCAGCAGTCGATCTACAATTAATTCCAATAATCCTACATCATCCTCTGCAACCTCTTCTATTATTGGCCACCCTTCAGCTGGATCTAATACACCTGTACGGTCAAAAGAAACTG ATCCTTCGTCATCCGTGATTTCATTAgattcaccatcaccaccatcaactcCCAACCCAGCTCATATTGGAAATAATAACG ATGTTACGTCAACAACGACACCATTGCTAGCGTACCATCAAAAACCACAATTATCCCCTGCTGGGTTAGGCGGagaacaatcaatcaattttcacgTCAATCCTCCTTCCATGCAGAGATAA